In a single window of the Candidatus Neomarinimicrobiota bacterium genome:
- the crcB gene encoding fluoride efflux transporter CrcB, which yields MIKIFFLMAGGALGTLARYGVSGISYRLFNTTFPYGTLVVNLIGSLLIGFLWGFWELEHIPVNIKVFVFIGILGGFTTFSSFMLETLNLLREGEIKFVLINILLNNMLGLLFVFWGYFFAKFFVQGVRP from the coding sequence ATGATTAAAATTTTTTTCCTTATGGCAGGTGGAGCATTGGGAACCCTGGCTCGCTACGGGGTGTCCGGTATTTCCTACCGGTTGTTTAATACGACATTCCCTTATGGCACACTGGTCGTTAACTTGATTGGATCTCTTTTAATAGGTTTTCTTTGGGGATTCTGGGAGTTGGAGCATATTCCGGTAAATATTAAAGTTTTTGTTTTTATTGGTATCCTGGGAGGTTTTACGACCTTTTCATCCTTTATGCTGGAAACCTTGAATTTGTTGAGAGAAGGGGAAATTAAATTTGTGCTGATAAATATTTTATTAAACAATATGTTAGGCTTATTGTTTGTATTTTGGGGGTACTTTTTTGCTAAATTTTTTGTACAGGGAGTCAGGCCATGA
- a CDS encoding DUF190 domain-containing protein: MKLPDEGILLRVFIGEGDTYHGKPLYEAIVMKARELNIAGATVTRGIMGYGADSRIHSSKFLRLSEDLPVIIEIVDHEERIKQIIPFLDETVKDGLITREKVSVMFYRHRSS; the protein is encoded by the coding sequence ATGAAACTACCGGATGAGGGTATTTTATTACGCGTATTTATTGGTGAAGGAGATACATATCATGGCAAACCTCTTTATGAGGCCATTGTCATGAAAGCCCGTGAACTCAATATTGCAGGCGCCACGGTGACCCGGGGTATCATGGGTTACGGCGCGGACAGCCGTATTCATTCGTCTAAATTTCTCAGATTGTCTGAAGATTTGCCGGTGATTATTGAAATTGTAGACCACGAGGAGAGAATTAAACAAATCATCCCTTTTCTCGATGAAACGGTTAAGGACGGTTTGATTACCCGGGAAAAAGTGTCTGTTATGTTTTACAGGCACCGATCCTCCTGA
- a CDS encoding PAS domain S-box protein — protein sequence METKEIKRLRASEAKFRQIWESARDGMRLTDAEGIVRDVNTAFCEMIHLPREALIGKPLSVIYQQDASRIIRKHCERFKARTIPPHVLNQYILHDGTVRWFEVYNTYVKIPGEPEQVLAVFRDKTELVEATDKLKESESRLNIAVKSARIGLWDQDFRSGTIVRNKTWAEMLGYAPSDIETHKNAFLDLIHPEDKDETNRIIQEHEEGKTDYFRIEHRLRCADGSWKWILNVGQIVERDKSGKPLRAAGVHIDIDEQKKTQESLKQSEQLLHSVWDQSKDGMRLTDAEGRIVMVNDAFCTMMGMPKNEMEGQSLGIIYFPEEQHRIVKRYKENFLNKTVQPYIERPFTLWNGEQKWFGVSIAFISDTLLLSVFRDITQRVRNKESLKELVHQKEMFMRELQHRVKNNMNILASIISLEMRQVQDPEMRDIFQNIRSRIHSVAAIYKRLNLTSDMESIELSQYIKTLAENILETFTAGSNRLHLETRLDPVRLVTKRAASLGLILNELLTNSLKYAYPHNEKGTITIEIHQEGNQLYFTVKDDGVGLPDDFSIGSQKSMGFMLIDILVKELKGKMSIDGKQGTQTTIEFCL from the coding sequence ATGGAAACAAAAGAAATAAAAAGATTACGTGCCAGTGAAGCCAAATTCCGGCAGATATGGGAATCCGCCCGGGACGGGATGCGGCTCACAGATGCCGAGGGAATTGTACGGGATGTCAATACTGCATTCTGCGAGATGATTCATTTACCCCGGGAAGCCCTGATCGGGAAGCCCCTGTCAGTGATATATCAACAAGATGCATCCCGTATCATACGGAAGCACTGTGAACGCTTTAAAGCCCGGACCATTCCGCCGCATGTACTGAATCAATATATTTTGCATGACGGGACCGTTCGATGGTTTGAGGTTTATAATACTTATGTAAAGATCCCGGGTGAACCGGAGCAGGTTTTAGCCGTTTTCCGGGATAAAACAGAACTGGTTGAAGCGACAGACAAGCTAAAAGAGAGCGAAAGCCGTCTGAATATTGCCGTTAAGAGTGCCCGTATTGGATTGTGGGACCAGGATTTCAGGTCAGGAACCATTGTCCGGAATAAAACCTGGGCTGAAATGCTGGGATATGCCCCTTCAGATATTGAAACCCATAAAAATGCCTTTTTAGATCTGATTCACCCCGAGGATAAAGATGAAACCAACCGGATTATTCAGGAACATGAGGAGGGAAAAACAGATTATTTCAGGATTGAACACAGACTCCGGTGTGCCGACGGCTCCTGGAAATGGATTCTCAATGTAGGACAAATTGTGGAAAGGGACAAATCCGGAAAGCCCCTGAGAGCGGCTGGTGTCCATATTGACATCGATGAACAGAAAAAGACACAAGAATCCCTAAAACAATCAGAACAGCTCCTTCACTCCGTTTGGGACCAGTCCAAAGACGGTATGCGACTAACCGATGCCGAAGGACGTATTGTCATGGTCAATGATGCATTCTGTACAATGATGGGCATGCCAAAGAATGAAATGGAAGGACAGTCCCTTGGAATAATCTATTTCCCGGAAGAACAGCATAGAATAGTAAAACGGTATAAAGAGAACTTTTTAAATAAAACCGTCCAGCCCTATATCGAACGCCCTTTCACCCTGTGGAACGGGGAACAGAAATGGTTTGGTGTTTCTATCGCCTTTATCAGTGACACTTTGTTGCTGAGTGTTTTCAGAGATATCACCCAGAGGGTTCGGAATAAGGAGTCCCTCAAGGAGCTCGTTCACCAGAAAGAAATGTTCATGCGTGAACTCCAGCACCGGGTAAAAAACAATATGAATATTTTAGCAAGTATTATCAGTTTGGAAATGCGCCAGGTCCAGGATCCTGAAATGCGGGATATCTTTCAGAATATCCGAAGCCGCATCCATTCTGTGGCTGCGATTTATAAGCGTTTGAACCTTACAAGTGATATGGAATCGATTGAACTGAGCCAATACATCAAAACCCTGGCAGAAAATATTCTGGAAACCTTTACGGCAGGGTCCAACCGCTTGCATCTGGAGACCCGTCTGGATCCTGTCAGACTCGTTACAAAACGGGCGGCAAGTCTTGGGCTGATTCTAAATGAGTTATTGACAAATTCTTTAAAATATGCTTATCCCCACAATGAAAAAGGGACGATTACAATAGAAATCCACCAGGAAGGAAATCAGCTGTATTTTACAGTAAAAGATGATGGAGTAGGGCTCCCGGATGATTTTTCTATCGGAAGTCAGAAAAGTATGGGATTTATGCTGATTGATATACTTGTCAAAGAACTCAAGGGGAAAATGAGCATTGACGGGAAACAGGGGACTCAAACAACAATTGAATTCTGCTTATAG
- the plsX gene encoding phosphate acyltransferase PlsX, with amino-acid sequence MESNEITIALDVMGGDDAPAVTVQGAAEATLESSLKVLLIGDEKAIQKELKKHKYHANQLEIIHTTHQISMGENPKIAINQKPDASIVLATQKVSEGSAHALVSAGSTGAVILSAAKNIPRILGVHKAALAASYPTHNIQKRDDIFSLLLDVGANIHNSHHDLVHFAFMGATYAREIKKIDNPTVGLLNIGAEEYKGGEKLARTHAILKTLPDINFIGNIEGNQIMQGLADVVVTEGLTGNIALKVMEGMASSVKHLGKQAFRQNVLWKMGIIMLSGGIRKLKDVTDYQEYGGAPIFGFDKMIIKCHGRSTAKAIKNALKLAAKSVRDDITGQISRYITDYEYHHADYDVEV; translated from the coding sequence ATGGAAAGTAATGAAATTACAATAGCTCTGGATGTCATGGGCGGTGACGATGCGCCGGCGGTTACTGTTCAGGGTGCTGCAGAAGCAACTCTTGAATCTTCCCTGAAGGTCTTGCTGATAGGTGATGAAAAAGCCATTCAGAAAGAACTGAAAAAGCATAAATATCATGCGAACCAACTTGAAATTATCCATACGACACACCAGATTTCAATGGGAGAAAATCCAAAAATCGCCATAAATCAGAAACCGGATGCATCCATTGTGCTTGCAACCCAAAAGGTCTCAGAGGGGAGTGCTCATGCTTTGGTATCAGCCGGGAGTACAGGTGCCGTGATTTTATCTGCAGCAAAAAATATTCCCAGAATTCTGGGCGTCCATAAGGCAGCCCTGGCGGCAAGTTATCCCACCCATAACATTCAAAAAAGAGACGATATCTTTTCACTTCTCCTGGATGTGGGGGCCAACATACACAATTCTCACCACGATTTGGTCCATTTTGCTTTCATGGGGGCGACCTATGCACGGGAGATTAAGAAAATTGACAATCCCACCGTGGGACTTCTGAACATTGGAGCTGAGGAGTATAAAGGGGGAGAGAAACTGGCCAGGACCCATGCGATTTTAAAAACCCTGCCGGATATTAATTTTATCGGCAATATTGAGGGAAATCAGATTATGCAGGGACTGGCAGATGTGGTTGTCACCGAGGGACTTACGGGAAACATTGCCCTGAAGGTGATGGAGGGAATGGCAAGCTCCGTGAAACACCTCGGTAAACAGGCCTTTCGCCAGAATGTGTTGTGGAAAATGGGTATCATTATGTTATCCGGCGGTATTCGCAAATTGAAAGATGTGACAGATTATCAGGAATACGGCGGAGCACCCATTTTCGGCTTTGATAAAATGATTATCAAGTGCCACGGCCGGTCAACGGCTAAAGCGATTAAAAATGCCCTGAAACTGGCGGCAAAGTCTGTTCGGGATGATATCACCGGGCAAATCAGCAGGTATATCACCGATTATGAGTATCACCATGCAGATTATGATGTGGAAGTCTAA
- the trpE gene encoding anthranilate synthase component I, whose translation MTFEEFRQIASPKTIIPVFERFNGDFVTPVMVYLKMRQPGHHSFLLESVLKGEHLGRYSFIGFSPFHLLKDTGTGIMETGSGEENTSGKTSFFERLSELLSQYTPVHREGLPRFTCGAVGFIGYEMVREYEVLPTPKRDPIGTDNALMAFYKDLIAFDHLKNEVILIANVFVDNTRNLPSLYQDARSRLEVMHDKIRIVTDLKTSFTAIPESLSVNFKKEDFTQAVSRAKEYIRTGDIFQTVLSRRFHMDFSGDAFHIYRSLRTINPSPYLFYLDCGGYQIIGSSPEPLIRCQDHELEIIPIAGTRPRGQSREDDEANSRDLLKDPKEQAEHVMLVDLARNDMGRIAEYGSIRVEDFQTIERYSHVMHIISRVRGHLRQDFRAIDAFKAAFPAGTVSGAPKIRAMEIIHELEPEKRGIYSGAVGYFDYSGNSDTCIAIRTLIAKNNRLYIQAGAGIVADSIPEKEYEETGHKAEAMLKAIEKAGEGIHDFIH comes from the coding sequence ATGACATTTGAAGAATTCAGGCAAATAGCATCTCCTAAAACAATAATTCCCGTCTTTGAACGGTTTAACGGAGATTTTGTAACTCCCGTAATGGTGTATTTAAAAATGAGACAGCCTGGACACCATTCATTCTTATTGGAAAGCGTCCTCAAAGGTGAACACCTGGGTCGATATTCTTTTATCGGTTTTTCTCCTTTTCACCTTTTAAAAGATACCGGCACCGGGATTATGGAAACCGGTTCCGGAGAAGAAAATACATCCGGGAAAACATCCTTTTTTGAAAGATTATCCGAACTTTTATCCCAATATACGCCGGTTCACCGGGAAGGACTTCCCCGGTTTACCTGTGGCGCAGTGGGATTTATCGGATACGAAATGGTCCGGGAATATGAAGTGCTTCCAACTCCTAAAAGGGATCCCATCGGAACAGACAATGCACTAATGGCTTTTTATAAAGACCTGATTGCCTTTGATCATTTAAAAAATGAAGTCATTCTTATCGCGAATGTTTTTGTGGACAATACGCGCAATCTTCCTTCTTTGTACCAGGATGCCCGATCCCGGCTGGAAGTCATGCATGATAAAATCCGGATTGTAACAGATCTGAAAACGTCATTCACAGCTATTCCTGAGAGTCTTTCGGTAAATTTTAAAAAAGAAGATTTTACACAGGCAGTTTCCAGGGCGAAGGAATACATCAGGACAGGTGATATCTTTCAAACCGTCTTATCCCGGCGTTTTCACATGGATTTCAGTGGCGATGCCTTTCATATCTATCGTTCTCTTCGCACTATCAACCCTTCCCCTTACCTCTTTTATCTGGATTGTGGTGGATACCAGATTATCGGTTCTTCTCCCGAGCCCCTGATCCGGTGCCAGGATCACGAACTGGAAATCATTCCCATTGCAGGGACGCGTCCCCGGGGACAGAGCCGTGAGGATGACGAAGCCAATTCCCGGGACCTGTTAAAAGATCCCAAGGAACAGGCTGAACACGTCATGCTGGTAGACCTGGCCAGGAATGATATGGGACGCATTGCTGAATATGGTAGTATCCGGGTGGAAGATTTTCAAACAATCGAACGGTATTCTCATGTGATGCATATTATATCCCGGGTCCGGGGACATTTACGGCAGGATTTTCGCGCCATTGATGCTTTTAAAGCAGCTTTTCCCGCTGGTACCGTCAGCGGAGCGCCAAAAATCCGGGCCATGGAAATCATTCACGAACTGGAACCGGAAAAGCGGGGTATTTATTCCGGTGCCGTCGGTTACTTTGATTATTCAGGAAATTCCGATACATGCATCGCCATCCGAACCCTGATTGCCAAAAATAACAGGCTCTATATTCAGGCAGGGGCAGGAATTGTTGCCGATAGTATCCCCGAAAAGGAATATGAAGAAACGGGACATAAAGCCGAAGCCATGCTCAAAGCCATTGAAAAAGCCGGGGAGGGAATTCATGATTTTATTCATTGA